The Deinococcus malanensis DNA segment CGTGATGCAGGACGCCTGGGACGTCCGCGCACAGGTACCCATTCCTGCCTTTGTACTGGACGTGCCTGGACGGCGGGTCCTGAACTGAACAGGGGATTCTGACCCGGTTATCGAACATCTCGGAACAGCTTCAGCGGGAAGGCAGGTGATCAGGGCTCTCTGTGGTCTACGTCCAGCTGGTTTGAGGGGCGGGCACAGTCCTGTTTTTCCCGACTTGCCTCTGCGGCTACCGGCGGTCCCAGGCCATGTACCAACCAAACAGAGAGGGCCCGTTATTCGGGCCCTCTCTATCTTAAAAATGCGCTGTTCAGAAGGAGTACAGCAGGCGGTTGGGGCTGCCGGTGCCGGCGCTGGTGACCTTGCCGGTGGTGGCGTTGTTGATGATGGCGCCGGTGACCGAGCTGGTGGTCGTGTTGCCCTTGGCGATGCGGATCGCGGCGGCACCTGCCACGTGCGGGGAGGCCATGCTGGTTCCGCTGATGGTGTTGGTGGCGGTGGTGCTGCCGATCCAGGTGCTCTTGATGTTGCTGCCCGGCGCGAAAATATCCAGGCAGGACCCGTAGTTCGAGAAGCTGCTGCGGGCGTCGGTGTTGGTGGTGCTGCCGACCGTGATGGCGTTGGCGGCGCTGGCAGGGGAGACGTTGCAGGCGTTCTGGTTCTCGTTGCCGGCGGCGACCACCATCACCAAGTTCTTGCTGGCTGCACTGTTGACGGCGTCATTGACTGCCTGGCTGTAGCCGCCACCCAGGCTCATATTGGCCACGGCGGTCGAGCTGCCCTTGTTGCTCACTGCCCAGTTCACACCGGCGATCACGCCGGAGTTGGTGCCGGATCCGCTGCAGTTCAGCACCTTGACCGCGATCAGGCGGGTGGCCTTGGCCACGCCCCAGGTGTTTGCGCCTACCGTGCCGGCCACGTGGGTACCGTGTCCCTGGCAGTCAGTGTTGTTGCCGTCGCCGGTGGTGTTGGTCCCCCACACCGCACGCCCGCCGAAGTCGGTGTGCGAGGTGTTGATGCCGGTGTCGATGATGTACACCTTTACACCGCTGGCGGTGGTGCTGTACGTGTAGGTGCCGCTCAGGGGCAGGCTGCGTTGGTCGATGCGGTCCAGGCCCCATGTGGCGTAGTTCTGGGTGGCGGTGGCGTGCATCATGCCGTCCTGCTCGATGTACTTGACGCGCGGGTCAGCCTGCAGCGCTGCCAGGTTCTGGGCGCTGAGCTTGGCCGCAAAGCCGCTGAGGGCCTGGCTGTAGATGTGCTGCACCGTGACGCCCTGCGGGTCGAGCTTCAGGCTGCTGATCAGGCCACCTGCATCCTGGGCGCTGAGGCTGGCTGCGTCGTCGTGGAACACGACGATGTATTGCCCCGGGATGGCTTCGGGGTTGCTGGTGCCCAGGATGGGGGTGGCGGTGCTGGCCTGGGAGGCCTCACTGGGGGTGCTGGCGCTGGGGGTGCTGGGCTGTCCGCAGGCGGCCAACAGCAGGCTGAGTCCAATCGTGCTCAAAACAATAGGTGTCTTCATCTGAACCTCCGGGTGGGATGCAGAAACTTCATGTGGAACTATGTTTTGCCGACTGGGTGGTTGTAGCACGCATGAGAAAAGATTCAATTTCTTGTTGTCTAGGCATCCGAAAAGTGACAAAATTTCCATTCACATGAAAATGTTACGGCGGATGTTAATTGCAAATGTTAAGTCAGCGTTTGAAGACAGTGAGGACCCTTCCCTGGTCTTTCTATTTATCCAGAGCAATGCAAGAGCTTTGTCAGGCCGGGTGAAGTAGGCGCTGCCGGGCTGGGTGTGAAGTTCCGGTGAAGGCGGCGACGGTCCAGCCATCTGTGACAGATCAGCAGCGTGTCAAGGAAGTGGCTGAGCTTCTCTACCTGGAAGGCTGCCAGGCATAGAGCTCTGGTCGGGCTCAGGACACGGATTCGGCTGGAAGCAGCCAGATAGGAAAATCAGGCCTGGGGCATCTCGGCTTCGACCAGCGTGCCGTGGTCCGGCGAGGACAGGACCCGGTAATGGCCCCCGCGCGCTTCGACCCTTTCGCGCATCTGCAGCAGGCCCAGCCCGCCAGCGCTGCTGACCCGGCCGCTGATCTGCTCAAGGTTGAAGCCCACGCCGTTGTCCTGAACCCGCAGGGTCAGGTGGGCTCCGCCGTGGAGGCTGACCCGTACCTCGCTGGCCTGGGCGTGTTTGGCCACGTTGTTGAGGCTCTCCTGAAGCAGCCGGAAGACCACCGCCTCGTCGCTGGGCGACAGATGAACGTCTCCGGTCACGGTCAGGGTGGCTCTGAGGCTGTTCTGCTCGCCGAAGTCCTCGACATAACGGCGCACGGTTTCCAGCAGGCCGTAGCGTTCCAGATCAATAGGACGCAGCGCAAAGATGCTGCGCCTGACCTCGCGGATCTGCTCGCGCAGCAACGCGGAGGCTGCACGGACCTCCGCCTCGGCCTGCACGGGGTCGCGGTGCATCTGGCGGGTGACGATGTCCAGCTTCAGCGCCGCAAAAGCCAGCGACTGCGCCACGCTGTCGTGAATTTCACGGGCGATCCGGGCGCGCTCGTCGCTGATGGCCAGTTCCTCGGAATACACGTGGGCACGTGCGTTGCGCACTGCGAGGGTGGCCTGCCCTGCCATCAGGGCCAGCAGCGGGACCCGCGCCTCGTCAAACGCCTGGTTCTGGCCGTCTCCGAGCATCAGGACGCCGACCAGTCCGTCCTCGTCGCGCATGGGCAGCCCCAGGACGCGCTGGGCTTCGGGAAACACCTCCGACGCCTCGGTGCCTTCGGCCAGCAGCGGCGTGCCAGCACTGGCCACGCGCTGCGCGAAGGTGGGTGCCGGGTTGCCGCCGCCGGACTCACCCCGGCGGTCCTGGGCGTACTCCAGCCGCAGGACGCCGTCCTGGTCGCTCAGATACACCGCGCGGGCCTCAGTGCCCAGCCGCTCGGCCATGATGCGGGTGACCCTGGAAAGTAGCCGGCGCATGTTGCGCTCGGCACGGATGCTCTGGTCCACGCTGTAGAGCGTCATCAGGTCCAGGGTGCGCTGACGCGCGGCCTCGACTCCATTGGCCACCTCGGCCGCCAGGGCGTGGGCCAGCGCTTCGGTCTCCGGGGCGGGCGGCAGCTCGAAATGTAGTGCCAGGGCGCCGCCCCCGGGAATGCTGACCGTCAGGGGGTGCAGCTCGGCCCCAGGGGTGGCCAGCAGCGTCTGGCCGCGTGCGGTGCCGCTCAGCCCTCCCGGGACGCTCAGGGTGGCGTGGGTCGCGCCGGTCACGCGCACCGCGCCGCGCGCCGCCACTTCCACCACCGCGCCCATGTCGGGGGCGTCGGTCAGGTCACGCATCAGTTCCTGCACGGCCCGCAGCCGCTCATGCGAGGCGGAGAGTTGCCCATACAGCACCCGCAGTTCCCGCTCGGCGCGTTCCCGGGCGCGGGTGCCCTCCGCGATCCATTCCACACTGAAAAACGTCACGGCAGGCCCCAGAAGGCCGTAAAAAAGCAGGTGCGCCCAGATCTCCAGGGTCTGGTCCCGCAACTGCAGGATCAGGGCCTCGACCACCACGACCACCAGCAGAATCAGGGGCGGCAGGACATTGCGCACCAGCCGCACGCGGTCCGACAGCTGGCCTCCCGCCGGGGCAGGCGGGGGCGTGACGGGCAACGCGGCGGGCAGGGCAGGGGACTCGGGCACCCCCCCAGCATACGGAGCGCGGCTCATCAGCGCCGTCACACCTCTCACAGCGTGGACACGGACACCTGCTTCAGTCCTCGTGTGCAGGTGCGGCGTCGGCAGCCCCGGAGCGCGCCGCCGTGGTGCCCCGCGCAGCGGCGTCTTCCACCTTCCACCTGACCTGCCGCAGAAAGCCGCGGAACAGTCGGCTCTCCGCGCTGCTCATCAGGCCGCGGTCCAGCAGGGCGCGCCACAGGCGCAGGGTGTGCCGGGCCCGCACCGCGTCGGTGTAGCCGATCAGGTGCATGGTTTCCTGAAGGTGGCCATACATGGCTTCCATTTCCTCACGGGTGGCGGTCTTGCGGCTGATCGGCGGGGGTTCGTCCTGACCCTGCAGGAACTCGTAGCAGACCAGCAGCACGGCCTGCGAGAGGTTCAGGCTGGCGTAGTCACCGGTCGGAATGCGGACCGTGACCTGGCACTGCTCCAGGTCGCTGTTGATCAGGCCGGTTTCCTCGGGGCCGAACACCAGGGCGGGCGCCGCCGCCTGCCGTACCAGCGGCCGGACCAGCGCAGGATGCCGCGGGGCGGGCAGGTCGGCGCGCAGGCGGGCGCTGGTTCCCACGCTGAGGTCGCGGTCGCTCAGGGCCTCGCGCAGCGTGGGAAACACCCGGGCGCCCCGCAGCAGGTCGGCGGCGTGCACAGCCATGGCCAGCGCCTGCGAATCCAGATAGTCGCAGCGTGGGGCCACGATACGCAGATCGCTGGCCCCCATGTTCAGCATGGCGCGCGCTGCTGCCCCCACATTGCCGGGCGTTTTCGGAGAGACCAGGACCACCGCGAGATTCACGTACCTGATCCTATCCTGCCCGGCGCCAGGAGCCATCAGCCTGCAGCGTAGATGGGATTTTCAATTTCCACGCCCAGTCCCAGCTGCAGATCTGCGGCCAGTTCCTCTGCCGTGTCTCCCCAGCTCTCGACGCTGACGTGCTCGAAGCCCCGGTCGCGGGCCAAAGCGCAGACCCCCAGCAGCAGCGCCGCACGCAGGCTGGTCGCGCGCAGGTCCTGACGAACCCCTGGCGCGTCGATGCGCACGTACCCTTCTTCCGGCGCGGCGCGGCAGATTCCGGCGGCGTGGCCCTGTTCGTCCAGCGCAATCAGGCTGAGGGTGGGGTCAAAGCCACCGGCGTCGTCCGCAGCCGCCTGAGGGATCACGGCGTGGTGACCGATCCGGTCCTCGTACGTGCCCAGGGCGTCCAGGCGGATGGCGATATCCGGCACCTCGGACAGGGAGTGCAGCGTCAGGCCGCCGGGCAGCGCAGCAGCTTCCTGTGGGGTGGGGCCGGCCAGCAGGCGGTAGGCAGCCACCTCGCGGTAACCAGCGGCCTCCAGCGCCCGGGCACTCAGCATGCCGCCGTCCGCGAAAGCGTAGACCGGCCCCCCGTCCTGCCGGGCCTGCAGGGCCAGGGCCGAGGCGACCTGCAGGGCGTGCAGGCCGAACAGCGCCCCGCCCACCACCTCCGAGCCGTGAGCCGGGCTGGGACGCAGCCCCACCGCTCCCAAGACCTCGCCTTCTTCTCCGTGGGCGATCCAGGCGGCTTCAAGTTCATCTGCCATCCAGGCCACTGCCTCCTGAGGCGCGCCGTACAGGGCGGCAAAGACGGGAGGAAGCTCCTCGGGACGGACAGGGGAGAGGGTGAACGTCACTCCCGGAGCCTAGCAGGGGCCTTGGAGGAACAGGAGTATTGCGGCGCCGGCAGAGACGCCTTCACTCCCAGGACTACATCAGGAGAGATATTCCTCTTGACAATAGTCGTGATCACGAGTAAGCTGTACCCAGCTCGATCTGATCCTCAGGAGACCTGTCATGCCCACGCCTTCGGTTCCCCAACAGTCCAGCTCTTCTACCCGCCTGGAGCACGAGGAGTATCTGGCGTTGCAACTTCTGGCCACGCGCATGCGTGACGAGTCAGAGGTGATGCTGAAAGCCGCGGGGCTCAGCATCACCCAGTTCAACGTGTTGCGCATTCTGCGCGGTTCCGGCGAGCAGGGCCTGACCTGTGGGGAGATTGGCGCGCGGCTGATCAACAAGGACCCCGATGTCACCCGGCTGCTTGACCGTATGGAAAAACAGGAGCTGGTTGAGCGTTTGCGCAGCGATCACGACCGGCGCGTGGTCCACCCGTATCTCCGGGAAGGGCCTGCGTGTGGTTGGGGAGCTTGACGATCCCCTGGAAGAACTGCATCACCGTCAGTTCGGTCACCTGGGTGCGCAGCGCCTGCAACAGCTGCTGGACCTTCTGGCCGAGGCGTCTGCTCCAGGCCAGGTATAGATATTCATTCTTGAAGGCTCACTTCGCTGAACTATCTGTTCAAACAGCAATCGTTCCCTCGACAATCATCTCAAGCAAGGAGACACCCATGACCACCCGGACCACTGCTTCCCTTCCGACTGCCCACCGTATCGACCTCGCACTGGCGCTGCTGCGGGTGGCGATTGGCGCGATCTTTATCGCCCACGGCTTCCAGAAATTCTTTCTTTACACCTTGCCTGGAACCACGCAGGCCTTTACCCAGATGGGCGTACCGCTTCCCGGGCTGGTCGCGCCTCTGGTGGCCACGCTGGAACTTCTGGGTGGTGTGGCCCTGGTCGCCGGGCTCCTGACCCGGCCTGTCGCAGGGCTGCTGGCCCTGGTAATGCTGAGTGCCCTGGTACTTGTGCACCTGCCCGCCGGCTTTCTGGGCGCGGGCGGCATGGAATTCCCCCTCGCCCTGGTGGCGGCAACGGTGGCCCTCGCGCTGAGTGGCGCGGGCCGCTACGCTCTGGACCACGTGCTCGCCCGTCACCAGTAACCTGCCGTCACTGCCCCACGCCCAGGGAAGAACGCTCAACTCGTCCCGCCCCGTGCACCGGAGGTCCGCCATATGACGCAGCCTCAGCTTTCCCTTCCTCCTGATCGCCTTCCCAAACAGCTGACCCTGGGCCCAGTCGACCTCAGTGTGAGTGACCTGGAACGAAGCGTCGCCTTTTACCAGCAGGTGCTGGGCATGGCGGTCCTTGAACAGCAGCCCGGAACGGCCACGCTCGGTGCTGGTGCCCTGCCGCTGCTACAACTCACCGGCCGCCCCGGAGCGCGACCTGCGCCTGCAGGCTCAAGCGGCCTGTATCACTTCGCGGTGCTGCTGCCCACCCGCGCCGACCTGGGCCGCTGGGTGCGGCACGTCGCCAAGCTGGGCCTGCGCGTTGGGCAGAGCGACCATCTGGTCAGCGAGGCTTTTTATCTCAGTGACCCGGATGGTCATGGCATCGAGGTCTACCGCGACCGCCCCCGCAGCGAGTGGCAGTGGGACCTGGATCAGGTCCGGATGGCCAGCGATCCTATCGATATTCCGGGGCTGCTTTCGGAGCCCGGGGCCGAGCGGCCGTTCGACGGGCTACCTGACGGCACCGTAATGGGCCATGTTCACCTGCGCGTGGGCGACCTTGCCGCCACGGAATCTTTTTACCGGCAGGTGCTGGGTTTTGACGTCGTGGCCCGCTGGCCCGGCGCCCTGTTCATCTCAGTCGGTGGGTACCACCATCACCTTGGCCTGAATACCTGGCAGAGCGAAGGAGGGGCGCCCGCCCCGGAAGGCAGCGCCCGGCTGGAGGGCATGCACCTTCAGCTGCTTGCCGCTTCCGATCTGGAGCATCTAGCGCAGCGGCTGCAGGCGGCCGGCGTAGCTTTTACGCAGAGGGCTGACGGTCTCGAGGTGCGTGACCCGTCGGCGAACCGCCTGAGCTTTGCGGTAGGGAACTTCACAGGAACAGGCGGCGGG contains these protein-coding regions:
- a CDS encoding S8 family peptidase translates to MKTPIVLSTIGLSLLLAACGQPSTPSASTPSEASQASTATPILGTSNPEAIPGQYIVVFHDDAASLSAQDAGGLISSLKLDPQGVTVQHIYSQALSGFAAKLSAQNLAALQADPRVKYIEQDGMMHATATQNYATWGLDRIDQRSLPLSGTYTYSTTASGVKVYIIDTGINTSHTDFGGRAVWGTNTTGDGNNTDCQGHGTHVAGTVGANTWGVAKATRLIAVKVLNCSGSGTNSGVIAGVNWAVSNKGSSTAVANMSLGGGYSQAVNDAVNSAASKNLVMVVAAGNENQNACNVSPASAANAITVGSTTNTDARSSFSNYGSCLDIFAPGSNIKSTWIGSTTATNTISGTSMASPHVAGAAAIRIAKGNTTTSSVTGAIINNATTGKVTSAGTGSPNRLLYSF
- a CDS encoding GAF domain-containing sensor histidine kinase, with translation MPESPALPAALPVTPPPAPAGGQLSDRVRLVRNVLPPLILLVVVVVEALILQLRDQTLEIWAHLLFYGLLGPAVTFFSVEWIAEGTRARERAERELRVLYGQLSASHERLRAVQELMRDLTDAPDMGAVVEVAARGAVRVTGATHATLSVPGGLSGTARGQTLLATPGAELHPLTVSIPGGGALALHFELPPAPETEALAHALAAEVANGVEAARQRTLDLMTLYSVDQSIRAERNMRRLLSRVTRIMAERLGTEARAVYLSDQDGVLRLEYAQDRRGESGGGNPAPTFAQRVASAGTPLLAEGTEASEVFPEAQRVLGLPMRDEDGLVGVLMLGDGQNQAFDEARVPLLALMAGQATLAVRNARAHVYSEELAISDERARIAREIHDSVAQSLAFAALKLDIVTRQMHRDPVQAEAEVRAASALLREQIREVRRSIFALRPIDLERYGLLETVRRYVEDFGEQNSLRATLTVTGDVHLSPSDEAVVFRLLQESLNNVAKHAQASEVRVSLHGGAHLTLRVQDNGVGFNLEQISGRVSSAGGLGLLQMRERVEARGGHYRVLSSPDHGTLVEAEMPQA
- a CDS encoding RNA methyltransferase, which gives rise to MNLAVVLVSPKTPGNVGAAARAMLNMGASDLRIVAPRCDYLDSQALAMAVHAADLLRGARVFPTLREALSDRDLSVGTSARLRADLPAPRHPALVRPLVRQAAAPALVFGPEETGLINSDLEQCQVTVRIPTGDYASLNLSQAVLLVCYEFLQGQDEPPPISRKTATREEMEAMYGHLQETMHLIGYTDAVRARHTLRLWRALLDRGLMSSAESRLFRGFLRQVRWKVEDAAARGTTAARSGAADAAPAHED
- a CDS encoding MarR family winged helix-turn-helix transcriptional regulator, with protein sequence MPTPSVPQQSSSSTRLEHEEYLALQLLATRMRDESEVMLKAAGLSITQFNVLRILRGSGEQGLTCGEIGARLINKDPDVTRLLDRMEKQELVERLRSDHDRRVVHPYLREGPACGWGA
- a CDS encoding DoxX family protein; the protein is MTTRTTASLPTAHRIDLALALLRVAIGAIFIAHGFQKFFLYTLPGTTQAFTQMGVPLPGLVAPLVATLELLGGVALVAGLLTRPVAGLLALVMLSALVLVHLPAGFLGAGGMEFPLALVAATVALALSGAGRYALDHVLARHQ
- a CDS encoding VOC family protein; its protein translation is MTQPQLSLPPDRLPKQLTLGPVDLSVSDLERSVAFYQQVLGMAVLEQQPGTATLGAGALPLLQLTGRPGARPAPAGSSGLYHFAVLLPTRADLGRWVRHVAKLGLRVGQSDHLVSEAFYLSDPDGHGIEVYRDRPRSEWQWDLDQVRMASDPIDIPGLLSEPGAERPFDGLPDGTVMGHVHLRVGDLAATESFYRQVLGFDVVARWPGALFISVGGYHHHLGLNTWQSEGGAPAPEGSARLEGMHLQLLAASDLEHLAQRLQAAGVAFTQRADGLEVRDPSANRLSFAVGNFTGTGGG